From the Engraulis encrasicolus isolate BLACKSEA-1 chromosome 18, IST_EnEncr_1.0, whole genome shotgun sequence genome, the window TTTTTGCTCAGTGAAGTACAATTTCTTTGAAGagttttgacatttactcacttttgtaaaggcactgctattATTCTGAGCACAACTGTGGGTTTAACACTTAACCAGCTTCATGGAATACCTCCCATTGTCTGCTGAAGGCAGATATACACAAAACCACAAAGGGCTTCTAATGTCAATGTGAGATGACTAGACAGGCAAGAGAGGGTGATGAAAACCTGTTGTCTTCGTATGTAACGGACAACCACTCTGTACTCAAAAAATGTACGCCATTTTCTCAAAACATGCCAGAATACAATGATGTAATAAAGACAGGCACAGGTCGTACTTGCTCTGATTCAAACGGTTGTGCGTGTTTATGTTCATATTGCAACGTAACCCCAAATGCTCGGGAATAGTACAGTTTACTGATACAGTCATACGGCCAGTATTAAAATACACCAATAAATAATTGCAGTATGCTTCGAAGCAGAGAAAAAAATGATATACTTCTCAGTATTCAGAAAATATCAAAATAAACAAGTAATATTCATGCACGGACGAATACAAATACACCCTTAAGGAAGATTGGGGGGGGATACTACATCTTGATCTCAAGAGTCTTCAATCTGTTTTGGGGCCTTTTTACCAATTGCTGGTGGTAATATCTTCACCTCAAAGGGCACAAAAAAGTTCAATAGTCCCCGGGTATCTTTCAAGTCTAAAGAGTACTCCTGGGCCACTTTCTCTGGAGTCCATGTTTGAGGGTAGCGTTTGTGGTTGTTGACTGCTGTCAGGGCCTCCACGATAGACAGCTTGCCTTTGGGGACGTCGGTAATGTCACAGATGCCATATGGGTCACTCGGCAAGCTGAACTTCAGCGGcctgcgctcctcctcctccttctccttctgttgCTCCAGCGCCTGAAAACCAACACATGGAATTATGGGTCAATTATGTTTattcagggtgtatgcagggttttaaaaagtattaaaaaggtgatgaattaaaaagtcaaaatttaatggcattaaaagtcgtaaatttgctcaaaaagtattaatttttgaaaaacgaggtattatttttttagttgcaccattttgattttaaaaatctttgtttattcactgtttatcacagtttttcaaaacaccagtgattcgcgcaacagtagccacctgacctagttcatagcagacttttaaacagcactctggaatcgcactgctccctttcgggcgtctttttgcaaaacacgaaagtgtaatgtaatgtttagaaggtagaaattacaaaagatgtcttgttaatactggaATCAGAATGTCGCGATGGTTGTACAAAAAATCTAAAAGGTAGTAAAAAAGGGTATGAAATGGTAGTAAATTAGACTTAAAGATTGCTGTATATATACCCTGTTATTGGGGAGCTCAGACATCAAGTGGTACAACCATAGCTAATGCCCATCAATTTAGTAGTAACAGGTAATGAATGTGCAGAAATTAATATGGTTCTTGGAAAATTCACCGAAAACAAAATAATGGTTCATTCTTTCGAAATTCTGCAGTCGGAAACCCAGACCTCGGGGTACCGGTACTCTGATCGGGGTTCGGAAAAACAAACTCAGAGCAGTTTAATCGGGGTTTGttaaacattagtgttttcagacattgGTTATCCCCgttgcaatagaacacatttacaaCGGATGTCGGGAGGATGTACTCGGGTCTACCGACaactgagtttcaaaagaatggacCATTATtaacatacaatagtggcatcagTGCCCCACCCTGAcaggcatgaattctggacataaaccACTAAAAATGACGCAGTGCAGTTTGCCACTTGGAATGCAGCACAATACAAGATGAGCCTTTGCACTGTTACACCAAACCTTTCAcagcatcctcctccttctcgcaCTAAACACATAGGCCAACATCAGATTCTGAGCAAACATACCTGAGGCTTAGGATCTTCTGATTCCACGTACACAGTCTTCAACAGAGCCAGTAATGGGTCATTTTTTTTGTGAATTTCCCCAGTGACTTCTGCATCTGCAagcaaaataaacacacattgGTCTTGGAAATGCTCACACAGTGACAGTTATTACAATGGCCTACAACAATAACAGGTGTGTCAGTGCATTCTGAATAGAATACCTTCATAAAAACACATTTGTTGTACATTGAATGGCTGTGCATTCTCcaatgtctgcctgtgtgttacTGTACAAAGATGGCTGCTCTTGGAGCATCTAAGCGGCCCCATATGACCTCATGAACTGAATAACCTTGCGTAATGATACCCTAACAAACCATCACCAGCTTGGCACACTTGAGACAATGTCATACTACTATGTGGCATGCTTGGAGGGGAGACCACTGGTAGAAGGACGACACACAACAGAGGGTTGCGGCTTTGGCTAACTCAAATTCAAAGGTTACAGGCAGCGGGCAAATCGTAAAGTCTGTTACGCCACTCCACATGGCGTGTCCAGCAGCAAACTACGATTACTTTACGAATTTTTAGTTCAGGTTGCCCGTAGGCTACGAGGTCTTAAACGCCTTCCAGAAGTTTCCGACCTCCTCGTTTAAACTCAATGAGCTACTAGACACTGTAGCGTAGCCCACTGTGAAGTTACTTAACCAGCAGCCTTGTACTCATTGCACAAGTGATGGGATTCAGAGAACACCTTTCACACTTACCCTGGGCGGTCACGGGCGCGTTATCTGGAGTAGCATATCGAGGAGCGGGCAGTGGTTTTTCCCTCTGTAGTTCACGATGAGCACGACTTTCTAAATTAAAATTGCGAAACATGCGTCCGATCCGAGACCCCATCGTACGCAGCCTGCACCCGCACTGACACTGCAGCTAGAGAAGAAGTCTGAGAAACTGTCAAAAGAAACACCTCAAAAATTAGATTAGCGCCCTCTACCGAAGGGGATGACTCATTACCCCTTAAACCTGGGGGGAAGAGTTCTATAAAACCAGATTATTTTGTGTCCTtcaagaagagaagtgaagttCTCAGGCCATCGTATATCAGCGCAAGAAAGCGTAAAGAGAAAGGTGAATGGCCCAAGATTGACCGGTAAtttgagtaggcctaggcctagactgcacaggtaaataatctaatagaagagcctggagacctcttaactaaatgatgcctgcaggtaggcctatattatctattagcaggtttaccacttcctgtaggtgaaCTAAGTATATACTAAGTAATAATATACTAGctagtttatcacttaaccacgtTCCAGCAACCCAACCTCAGCAACTTGAATTGAGACTTGTGAAGCATACCGaaatgcatgaaagctgtgattaAAAATTAAGCTCACTCACCCAAATATTGACTTGTGAACTCCTGTTAAATTAAAACATTAGCCTACTATcatgttgttttaaagtgaagGGTAAGTTACATTTGACCAACTTTGTAGGAGAACACATTTTTGACCACCCTTTCATCAACTATACagtataggctaggctatttattTAGGCTACCTTTACCCACAACTTTGCCTATCATCAACATAGAGGGGacaggggtaagatgagccactttttacattttcgtCACAGCTAAGGCGTATTTGTTTCAAATCTttacatcaggggtccccaaaataAGGCCCGgaggccggatgcggcccgccatgccgttttgaccggccctccacctctctgcacctcaccatttgagctggcacaaagaagcaatcctcacagaaaaaataatgataatatatattgtttaaatatttcattttgtttctcaacaggccttcctacagtttaattttcactaacctagtgtgaatcaccagaagtttattgtttattgatagtttctcatctcactgtaacaAACagacctaccatttctattgcagcctatcactcataaactgtcaatatCCATATttgtctaacctttccttgctattttttccTATATGTtttttagaaattaaaaggaatacctgtggtattctgaattgaaaaacatgtgcaAATAGACTTTAACTATCACTGACACATcataaagagcaaaaaaaaaaaaaaaaacacattttcacaaatatttttcttgttatacgcatcatggccgttattaagacagagagagtactaaccaagtattgaacattgcatgttatgtagaaagtaccaaatttcaactgatttgatgtgacccgaattttgctgaagaaaaatttgattttattacaatattctaatgatgcaaattccccaattcatgggtttttttgagctggaagaccaaaatatgtaaaaataaacaattgaatgattggaatagttaaaaaactgggccatgaatctataatccatgacagtttaacattattgatggaattatggaaataaatcaactttttcatgctattctaataaaaaggcctggagctgtacatgcagctttcagaaaatgtctGAGTTATCATAAATGTCCACCAGGTGGTAGTATAGGCCCATATCTGAAAAAGCCAAGGCTACAGAGAGGGCTGTTTCCTGACAATGGCAAAACAAATGATCAAATATATAAACGAGCTAACACACCGATAACACATTGTCAAGGTATGCTGGGTTTCTCTCTACCAGACATGTCagaacctagaaaatctttgtCTCTACCTATAGATCATGATGGTGCACATTGGTCTGTACCTTCAATGCACACTGCTCAGAAATGCAAATAAAACCTGtagaccttaaaaaaaaaaaaaacagatttgtgCAAATTCAGTTATTAGGACTGTTATTATAAGGCTAAATGGTAGGCTATGTATAATTCACAATGTGATAATTAAGTAGACGTATTTGAGAGACAACTTTGCCCTCTCTATTTCATGATGTAactgggtagatgacgtgacatgtaaattttgctgtcacaggctcttaaaattaagtacattcatgctttcaaaattgtcaatgttttagatgattaaactaatgtcattGTTGTCGTtgataaaaatgttttaatatggagaaccaggcttgtgacagtcatttgtctaaacaaccctggcatgtttttcaaggtgtctattttagcaagtggcaatgcttaatatttttcctgtttttctgagaccctatggacttatgaaactttgtcacagacaaagtggttaattctgtggataattatctattgttgaagctccagcggtacataaattgtgactttagaccattaagaagccaatggcaagggtggattttttttctctcagagttcttcaatcaatcaattatgttttgctaccacagatgtattagttttgtagtcctttggtgtgacagccataaaatacattttgacaatagtgtatatttttcatatttttttcttatgtagatgtatgaaaatgcatgttactgaaggtgaaattgtatttcagttggcaacaacatggctttaaattaactctaaagctcaaaagtcctatggtgtgatggtaaaagtcctatggtgtgacactttgaagtatcacaccaaaggacaaacaggtcacaccaaaggactagatatctgagaaatagcttttaaaacaactggttgtacattttttgtatattttgttgtttggctagataaatattgtgtattcaaattacttattcctttattggccattggattatatactttgatgcattgttgatgaatatttactgttgattttagatactgtcaaaaggatataaaatgtcattaatggtgctttgagaccataaaatacaacggtaacagtgaaggaaagatgagtgagagagtaaagagaagtatagatgaataaagtatgctgtggagagctcaatatagcataaatgtgctgttcagcttgagataccaaacaggcactggccactacacactacaggttcaattttgtgacagtcatagcatacctacaaagagggtgaatGGTggtggtcatgccaaggtcacacttcagtatgagtcttatgagctctgcaggttaaatttaatgaccacATAGCTGTCATTTaatcatagattatcagcctatcgtaacacttaaaGACTTATTACATtttgatcaaaagacaaaataatcgtgttgatacatttgtttctggctcagttttgcatttctgtcatttagtgtgacatgaatgtcctacggtgtgacatttttaaaacgctcaaatatttgtttgcgcTTAACagtatgtttgataaacactgaatattgcattagggaagaacaaattatcatccctgaaatgttagtataaattcggacaattttgaacatttgaaaagaaagatatccctatatttcctcgaaggtttctaataagctcacctctaatgggaaaaaaaaaatccttaaatggttatttctcattaaattaagactttaaaaaaattcaataaatatgaagagtgtaacaatgttcataaaactccatcaagccatttctacattacttaatatgtttatttcttaacgtcacaccaaaggacatattttcagcaaattgctttatcaacgtaaataaataatcaattaatagaccaacattgtgaccacttggatttttttaaagattaattgctgcactacgtagttttttccctcataaacaatgttttgggaaaaaatagtttttttctgcctaactgtcatctacccaaCTCTATCAGATGTTTTGTTATATTATAGGCTACGGCCTTGGcaaatatacagctccaggcctttttattagaataccatgaaaaagttgatttatttccataattccatcaataatgttaaactgtcatagattgtagattcatggcccagttttttaactattccaatcattatttttttcctttttatatacgttggccttccagctcaaaaaacccatgaattggggaattcgcattattagaatattgttataaaatcacatttttcttcatcaaaattcgggtcacattaaatcagttgaaatttggtactttctacataacatgcaatggtcaatacttggttaggacattctctgtcttcataatgaccatgatgcgtttaacattgaagtcaatggcaaaaacagtgcatgggagttatggaagcccagatatccttgatgctttgctgtcagctgttcttgtttgttgacctggtgccccacacttccctcttcaatatacccgaagatttccatgccacgttttgatgttaactcaccagtttaattctaactcaacagaaattaaaccccattcattttcaatggggtttcatttctggttatttagaattaaactggtgagttaacaccaaaacgtggcatggaaatcttcgggtatattgaagagggaagtgtggggcaccaggtcaacaaacaagaacagctgacagcaaagcatcaaggatatctgggcttccataactcccatgcactgtttttgccattgacttcaatgttaaacgcatcatggccattatgaagacagagaatgtcctaaccaagtattgaccattgcatgttatgtagaaagtaccaaatttcaactgatttaatgtgacccgaattttgatgaagaaaaatgtgattttataacaatattctaataatgcgaattccccaattcatgggtttttttagctggaaggccagcgcatataaaaagaaaaaaaataatgattggaatagttaaaaaactgggccatgaatctacaatccatgacagtttaacattattgatggaattatggaaataaatcaactttttcatggtattctaataaaaaggcctggagctgtagaatCTAAAGATATTGTAGCTATCTAGATTCAACTAAAAAAATATAATCTATTACTAATTTAATCATGTTACCGTGAAATTGTCTAGTGCTAATGAATTCCGTTTTGGATTTATTTGGTGCACTCTTAGCTTTACATCCACATTAAATTTCTGGCAAATTCATTTCAACAGGCAGTTGTCAGTTTCAACAGACagacccttgacttgtcagtaggcttATCCAACGATGCTGCATTGTTTTTTATTCAGCCCTTTTCGAGATTCTGGACATTCTCATCATGGTGACATGGTTCATTTACATTAAAATAGGActtactccaaatatcatcccaaaagttatgtAACATCAACAGGCACaccttacaccagtggttcccaacctatgggtcgggaccccccttatgggtctccaaagatccacagggggtcgcggagccctcttgattttaaggggtttcgttttaaatatatatagcccatgttgaataaaagacaaagcatttaacttataaatgcatagacgcaacaaattgtaagtgctacattaaacatttattctatatttgaccaaagacgaattgaggaataaaataactaaaatacgttttcgcaggaaacggagggcatcttgtgactccgtctcgtgcgggcgatcgcgtggttgggtcaccaaagcttacaatagtaaaaacatgggtcccttaagaaaaaggttgggaaccactgccttacacacaccacaaaactttTCGGATGACCTTTGAAGTTGGTTTAAAATAACACATAGACAAATCATGCCCACATTGGCCAGGATGTTGGAAAGGGGTGCtgaacacaaagaaagaaagaaaaaaggctgCATTGTTGGGAACTGACAAGGGTAGCGCGAGGAATTCAACTGCATAAATTGACCACGAGTTGTCCTTGAAGGAGTGTCTAAAGAGTTTATACACTGTCAAGGACGTGAGGGGCCTTTTCAATAGCCCTCATCGTAGGTCTACTGTATGTTAGGGTACATGtagacagggccactgacagtgttGGCCGGGCCCgagacagtcatctgaaaggtccccacaCTCAATAAATACaacccaagtctgggccccccACTCCctctggacccaggacaactaACCTATTGTTCCCCCTTTTTGGAGCCAAAAAATGTCTAAAATCTTGCAAAATGACGATCTTGTTTCGCACTACAGCTCAAACAACACACCAAGCTTCATTCTCCTGCTGTGTTGATTATCACTCAACCTTTTTGTCATTTTACAAAGACCACACAATACAAGTTGTATTTCTGTGTTTTAATTACAAAGGGTATAAAATAACTTGAAAAATATATCTTGCTTTAACATATATACACTTATATATATATTCTTCAGAGGCATTGGAAGTTGACCATTCtgcgttattaaaaaaaaaaatcattctgcATAGATaagccatgacatgacatgacatgacatcagTGTGGTTTAGTGGCTAGCCAGGGAGATCTTGATGGCACGAGAAAATAGGTCCTGTTGCATGTCAAGAGTTCAGAGCTCACACAAACTTTGATTCTGCAGCTCCACAGAAGCTTACAATCTCAAAAAAGGCGATCTGGCTAAAAACATGGTAATACATCAATTCCAATTTGGAATTAACATTTCCTCGACGACAACCGCCGCTCCCGCCATGCAGGTTGACTCCAGTTGGGTGTGCAAGACACATGCTCAGTCCCGCTGTTAAGTGGTAGCGTGTGAAGATAATGGATTCGATTTCTGCCCTACCAACTGTGTTGAACTGTAAAACCAAAAAGTGATGCATAGAATCAACCAAAAACTGTGTAACCAAAGGGATTTCCATGGCATGTTGCCTCCATTGTTTTCAGGATATCTCTACGCTAAAATTGAAAAATTAACCAACACCTTCCCAGAAGAAATCAATGCAATATATAATATTGTCTTGAGCTGGTTCTATGCGTCACTGTCTTGGTCTTTACAGTGCATCACCAGCAGGGGGCGTCAGCACTGTGCCTGGGAGCAGGAGGAGTACAGAAACAGCAGGATGAAGCTGTCGATGAGCAGCACGCAGTAGAAGCACCTCTGCGTGTGCAGGCTCTGGGCCCTCTGGAAGCGCGTCAGCAGCACGGCCAGGAGCAGGATGAAGGTGGCGATGTTGAGGATGAGGAATATCCGTATGTAGGAGGTGGCGTTGGACAGGTCTTCGCTCTTGGCCGTTGCCAGCATGTGCACTTCCTTGTACTTGCGGCCCTTGATGAAGGCGCCTTTTTTGCCCTTGCGCATGTCGGAGTAGTCCACGAAAGCCCTGGAGTCGCCGTCGCCTTCCTCGGGGAGCTCCTCATACACGCGCTTCATCGTCCTCTGGCGCTCCTTCTTCTCGCTGCCCTCGATCAGGGCGAAAATGTCCGGGAGGCCGTCGACGGGGAGCTTTTCGGCCAGGTTGCCCTTCTTGCCGACCCCGAGCTTGGCCTTCATTTGCCTCTTGGTCAGGGCAAACATTTTCTCCACGGCGTCCTCCGTGGCCTTCCTCCTCTTGTTGCCGTTGCTGTCGCCGCTGTCGGAGAACTGCAGCAGGCGCTCGGCTGTCTTGCGGAAGCTGTCCGTGTTGAGCACGCGCGCCAGGATCTGCCGCTCCATGTGCTGGAAGACGGGCTTGACGTGCTGCAGGTTGTCCTCCACCACGTTGGCGTACTCCTCCACCTCCGGCAGCTCCCCGTCCCTCACGCCCGCCGCCTTCTCAAACACAATCTTCTTGTTGTCGTCGGCGAGCACCATGGCGAACAGGGGCTTGCTGGCCTTGTCTCCCGTGAGCAGGTAGACGGTGTAGCGGTGCTCCTTGGTGGAGATGTCGATGTTGACCCGCTCGGCGTCCCCCCTCATGTTGAAGCTCAGCACCTCCACCCCTGGCCCGAAGAAGATGTAGGCCACCCTGCTGTGGGGGCTCCTCAGGGGCATGGTCACGTTCACGTAATTGGAGCCGTCGTAAGGGTATCCGCGCGGATAGCCCTTGTAGCCCACCACTCCTTTCTCACTGTGGCCCATGTCGTCCATCCAGAACATCTTGTAGGCGTCCTCGTTTGGTTTGATGAAGGCGCCGTGGACGCCGCCGTCCATTTCAATGTCTTTGAACGGCTGGTCGGTGTTGTGAAAGAAGGCGCTCATGGCCGTCGTCGGGCTGTCCTCGTCCAGCAGGACGTAATCCACGAGCACCAG encodes:
- the ndufaf4 gene encoding NADH dehydrogenase [ubiquinone] 1 alpha subcomplex assembly factor 4, whose amino-acid sequence is MGSRIGRMFRNFNLESRAHRELQREKPLPAPRYATPDNAPVTAQDAEVTGEIHKKNDPLLALLKTVYVESEDPKPQALEQQKEKEEEERRPLKFSLPSDPYGICDITDVPKGKLSIVEALTAVNNHKRYPQTWTPEKVAQEYSLDLKDTRGLLNFFVPFEVKILPPAIGKKAPKQIEDS